The Xanthomonas fragariae genome has a segment encoding these proteins:
- the leuC gene encoding 3-isopropylmalate dehydratase large subunit gives MTAKTLYDKLWELHEVTRRDDGSSLIYIDRHILHEVTSPQAFEGLRLAGRKPWRIDANIATPDHNVPTTRAERQGGLESISDEVSRLQVQTLDENCDDFGILEFKMNDARQGIVHVVGPEQGATLPGMTVVCGDSHTSTHGAFGALAHGIGTSEVEHVLATQCLIAKKMKNMQVRVEGTLPFGVTAKDIVLAVIGKIGTAGGNGHALEFAGSAIGDLSMEGRMTICNMSIEAGARVGMVAVDEKTIAYVKGRPFAPKGAHWDAAVALWRTLVSDPDAHFDTVMELRAEDIKPQVSWGTSPEMVLAVDQQVPDPATEQDPTKRDSIERALKYMGLRANQPMTEIRLDRVFIGSCTNSRIEDLRAAAAVAKGRKVAATIKQALVVPGSGLVKAQAEAEGLDKVFLEAGFEWREPGCSMCLAMNPDKLGSGEHCASTSNRNFEGRQGAGGRTHLVSPAMAAAAAINGHFVDVRELGESGSRVSDA, from the coding sequence ATGACTGCCAAGACGCTGTACGACAAGTTGTGGGAACTGCACGAGGTCACACGCCGTGACGACGGCTCGTCGCTGATCTACATCGACCGCCACATCCTGCACGAAGTGACTTCGCCGCAAGCCTTCGAAGGCCTGCGCCTGGCCGGGCGCAAACCGTGGCGCATCGACGCCAACATCGCCACGCCCGACCACAATGTGCCGACCACGCGCGCCGAGCGTCAGGGCGGGCTGGAATCTATCTCCGATGAAGTCTCGCGGCTGCAGGTGCAGACGCTGGACGAGAACTGCGACGACTTCGGCATCCTCGAGTTCAAGATGAACGACGCGCGCCAGGGCATCGTGCATGTGGTCGGCCCGGAGCAGGGCGCAACCTTGCCGGGCATGACCGTGGTCTGCGGCGATTCGCATACCTCCACGCATGGCGCATTCGGCGCGCTGGCGCACGGCATCGGCACCTCCGAGGTCGAGCATGTGCTGGCCACGCAATGCCTGATCGCCAAAAAGATGAAGAACATGCAGGTGCGCGTGGAAGGCACGCTGCCGTTTGGCGTGACGGCCAAAGACATCGTGCTGGCAGTGATCGGCAAGATCGGCACCGCTGGCGGCAACGGCCATGCGCTCGAATTTGCCGGCAGCGCGATCGGCGACCTGTCGATGGAAGGCCGCATGACCATCTGCAACATGTCCATCGAAGCCGGTGCGCGCGTGGGCATGGTGGCAGTGGATGAAAAAACCATTGCATACGTCAAAGGTCGCCCGTTCGCGCCCAAGGGCGCCCACTGGGATGCGGCGGTGGCGCTGTGGCGCACGTTGGTCTCCGATCCTGACGCACATTTCGACACGGTGATGGAGCTGCGTGCCGAAGACATCAAGCCGCAGGTCAGTTGGGGCACCTCGCCGGAAATGGTGCTGGCGGTGGATCAGCAGGTGCCGGACCCGGCGACCGAGCAGGATCCGACTAAGCGCGACTCGATCGAGCGCGCGCTGAAATACATGGGTCTTCGGGCAAATCAGCCGATGACTGAAATCCGCCTGGATCGCGTGTTCATCGGTTCGTGCACCAACTCGCGCATCGAAGATCTGCGCGCGGCCGCTGCGGTGGCCAAGGGGCGCAAGGTCGCGGCAACCATCAAGCAAGCGCTGGTGGTACCCGGTTCGGGCCTGGTCAAGGCGCAGGCCGAGGCGGAAGGTCTGGACAAGGTATTTTTGGAGGCCGGCTTCGAATGGCGCGAGCCGGGTTGTTCGATGTGTCTGGCGATGAACCCGGACAAGCTGGGCAGCGGCGAACACTGTGCGTCCACCTCCAACCGCAATTTCGAAGGTCGCCAAGGCGCAGGTGGCCGCACGCACTTGGTCAGCCCGGCGATGGCGGCCGCAGCGGCAATCAACGGTCACTTTGTCGATGTACGTGAACTCGGAGAGTCGGGTTCGAGGGTTTCGGATGCGTAA
- a CDS encoding O-antigen ligase family protein — protein sequence MTNSTAEAITHAPVLTPDAGRWAPLWVILFVALWPTPGLAEAVLSLGAVFAAYRLLDARFRGGTRLLSGAAWALTSLLFFAYWLPQMLSAFDAMDVGVALRKLATDLRYLPFMWLCAIAVANAQRRRRTFTGLAVIGGVWTLDALLQAAFGTSALFFGMDQIKQLISGHSLCTAQELALVDRLSGALGPCNLKFGQTLASLSPFLLLALGRRNAWAWAGAAAAVGVVLVLAGSRASWITYGVIMLLSGWQLLGGRRLLAVAVVGALLAGGVVAVAPQARERIQRTMLAFRNGEQGVDQALSGRAQIWGAALCMIRGHPLNGVGARGFRQAYPACNPAPEQAPAWGDGPAFHAHQIVLEILAETGVIGLLLWLAGAAQAWRAWRYSSLAAREQARPAMIALVATVFPLNTHLAFYSSFWGGLSLMLAGLYAGALLNDDADQPPPR from the coding sequence ATGACGAACTCCACCGCTGAGGCCATTACGCACGCGCCCGTGTTGACGCCCGACGCAGGTCGCTGGGCACCGCTATGGGTGATCCTGTTCGTGGCGCTGTGGCCCACGCCCGGGCTTGCCGAGGCGGTGTTGTCGCTAGGTGCGGTATTTGCGGCGTATCGCTTGCTGGACGCGCGCTTTCGCGGCGGCACGCGGTTGCTCAGTGGCGCGGCCTGGGCGCTGACCAGCTTGTTGTTCTTCGCGTATTGGTTGCCGCAAATGCTGTCGGCGTTCGATGCGATGGACGTGGGGGTGGCGCTGCGCAAGTTGGCCACCGATCTGCGCTATCTGCCTTTCATGTGGTTGTGCGCGATTGCGGTGGCCAACGCGCAGCGGCGCCGTCGCACCTTCACCGGCTTGGCAGTGATCGGTGGGGTGTGGACGCTGGACGCATTGCTGCAGGCCGCATTCGGTACCAGCGCGTTGTTCTTCGGCATGGATCAAATCAAACAACTGATCAGCGGCCACAGCCTGTGCACGGCGCAAGAGCTGGCCTTGGTCGATCGCCTCAGCGGCGCATTGGGCCCGTGCAATCTCAAATTCGGGCAGACCCTGGCCAGCCTGTCGCCGTTCCTCTTGCTGGCACTCGGACGACGCAATGCCTGGGCCTGGGCAGGCGCTGCGGCTGCAGTCGGCGTGGTGTTGGTGCTGGCCGGTTCGCGTGCGTCCTGGATCACCTACGGCGTGATCATGCTGCTGTCCGGTTGGCAGCTACTGGGCGGCCGTCGTTTGCTTGCCGTTGCGGTGGTCGGTGCGCTATTGGCAGGCGGGGTGGTGGCCGTGGCGCCCCAGGCACGCGAGCGGATTCAGCGCACCATGCTGGCTTTCCGCAATGGCGAACAAGGCGTCGACCAAGCCTTGTCCGGACGCGCACAGATCTGGGGCGCGGCGCTGTGCATGATCCGTGGGCACCCGCTCAACGGCGTGGGCGCGCGCGGGTTCCGTCAGGCGTATCCGGCTTGCAATCCGGCACCCGAACAGGCGCCGGCGTGGGGCGATGGGCCTGCCTTCCATGCGCATCAGATCGTGCTGGAAATTCTGGCCGAAACCGGCGTGATCGGTTTGCTGCTGTGGCTTGCCGGTGCGGCGCAGGCATGGCGCGCATGGCGTTATTCCAGTCTGGCGGCACGCGAGCAGGCGCGGCCGGCGATGATCGCGCTGGTGGCAACGGTCTTCCCGCTCAACACGCACCTGGCGTTCTATTCCAGCTTCTGGGGTGGCCTGAGCCTGATGCTGGCCGGGTTGTACGCTGGCGCCTTGCTCAACGACGATGCGGATCAACCGCCGCCGCGGTAA
- the leuB gene encoding 3-isopropylmalate dehydrogenase: MSKQILILPGDGIGPEIMAEAVKVLTRIDAQHGLGFNLVYDELGGAAYDKYGSPLADETLERARAADAVLLGAVGGPQWDTIDPSLRPERGLLKIRSQLGLFANLRPALLYPQLADASTLKPEVVSGLDLLILRELTGGIYFGQPRGTRTLENGERQAYDTLPYSESEVRRIAKAGFEMARLRGKKLCSVDKANVLASSQLWRAVVEEVAKDYPDIALSHMYVDNAAMQLVRAPKQFDVIVTDNMFGDILSDQASMLTGSIGMLPSASLDANSKGMYEPCHGSAPDIAGKGIANPLATILSVAMMLRYTFAQSAAADAIEHAVGKVLDQGLRTADIWSEGTTEVGTVAMGDAVVAAL; the protein is encoded by the coding sequence ATGAGCAAACAGATTTTGATTCTTCCTGGCGACGGTATCGGCCCGGAGATCATGGCCGAAGCGGTCAAGGTGTTGACGCGGATCGATGCGCAACATGGCCTCGGTTTCAACCTGGTATACGACGAGCTGGGTGGCGCGGCTTACGACAAGTATGGCAGCCCGCTGGCCGACGAAACCCTGGAGCGCGCGCGTGCTGCCGATGCAGTGCTGCTGGGCGCAGTGGGTGGACCGCAATGGGACACCATCGATCCATCGCTGCGTCCGGAGCGCGGTTTGCTCAAGATCCGCTCGCAGCTCGGCCTGTTCGCCAACTTGCGTCCGGCGCTGTTGTATCCGCAGTTGGCCGATGCCTCCACGCTCAAGCCGGAGGTCGTCTCCGGACTGGATCTGCTGATTCTGCGTGAGCTCACTGGTGGCATTTACTTCGGTCAGCCGCGCGGCACGCGCACGCTGGAAAATGGTGAGCGCCAGGCCTACGACACCTTGCCCTACAGCGAAAGCGAGGTCCGCCGCATCGCCAAGGCCGGCTTCGAGATGGCGCGTCTGCGCGGCAAGAAGCTGTGTTCGGTCGACAAAGCCAACGTGTTGGCATCGAGCCAGTTGTGGCGTGCGGTGGTGGAAGAGGTTGCCAAGGATTATCCGGACATCGCGCTGTCGCACATGTACGTCGACAACGCGGCCATGCAGCTGGTACGTGCGCCGAAGCAGTTCGACGTGATCGTGACCGACAACATGTTCGGCGACATCCTGTCCGACCAGGCATCGATGCTCACAGGCTCGATCGGTATGCTGCCCTCGGCTTCGCTGGATGCAAACAGCAAAGGCATGTACGAGCCGTGTCATGGCTCGGCGCCGGACATCGCAGGCAAGGGCATTGCCAATCCGTTGGCGACCATCCTTTCGGTGGCGATGATGTTGCGCTACACGTTCGCGCAATCTGCTGCAGCGGATGCGATCGAACACGCTGTCGGCAAGGTGCTCGATCAAGGCCTGCGCACCGCCGACATCTGGTCGGAAGGCACCACCGAGGTCGGTACCGTGGCGATGGGGGATGCGGTGGTGGCCGCGCTGTAA
- a CDS encoding TetR/AcrR family transcriptional regulator, translating into MSSLPPLKSKVRINGPGRPKDLGKRAAILGAARTMFMEQGYAGVSMDGIAAQAGVSKLTVYSHFGDKESLFSEAIREQCQHMMPDDLFDHAPKGALRDQLIEIAHAFFAAVSADSAISTHRMMMAPGTGDVHVREMFWDAGPRRTQQALADFLSARVADGQLEISDLARAASQFFCLLKGELYALMMCGLHGQPTRAQVDEHIQSSVDFFLRAYAPR; encoded by the coding sequence ATGTCCAGCTTGCCCCCTCTCAAGTCCAAAGTCAGGATCAATGGCCCTGGACGTCCCAAGGATCTTGGGAAACGCGCCGCTATTTTGGGCGCCGCCCGCACCATGTTCATGGAACAAGGCTATGCCGGGGTCAGCATGGATGGGATCGCTGCGCAGGCCGGCGTTTCCAAACTGACCGTCTATAGCCATTTTGGCGACAAAGAAAGCTTGTTTTCCGAGGCGATCCGTGAGCAATGCCAGCACATGATGCCGGACGATCTGTTCGATCACGCCCCAAAAGGTGCGCTGCGCGACCAGCTGATCGAGATCGCCCACGCGTTCTTCGCTGCGGTCAGCGCCGACTCGGCCATCTCCACCCACCGCATGATGATGGCTCCCGGCACCGGCGATGTGCATGTGCGTGAGATGTTCTGGGACGCCGGCCCCAGGCGGACCCAGCAAGCACTGGCGGATTTTCTCTCGGCGCGTGTGGCCGATGGCCAGCTGGAGATCTCCGATCTGGCGCGCGCGGCCTCGCAATTCTTCTGTCTGCTCAAGGGCGAGCTGTACGCGCTGATGATGTGCGGCCTGCACGGCCAGCCGACGCGCGCGCAGGTAGACGAGCACATCCAGTCCAGCGTTGACTTCTTTTTGAGAGCCTATGCGCCCCGTTGA
- a CDS encoding TonB-dependent receptor: protein MVWNADIAKQITDKATLGLSVLNVFDRIHPRDDTYISWPYFPRVYSALGRQLYANFTYKF, encoded by the coding sequence GTGGTCTGGAATGCGGACATCGCCAAGCAGATCACCGACAAGGCCACGCTCGGCCTCAGTGTGTTGAACGTGTTCGACAGGATTCACCCGCGCGACGACACCTACATCTCATGGCCGTACTTCCCGCGCGTGTACAGCGCGCTCGGGCGGCAGTTGTACGCCAACTTCACCTACAAATTTTAA
- the leuD gene encoding 3-isopropylmalate dehydratase small subunit — protein sequence MTPFTQHTGLVAPLDRANVDTDQIIPKQFLKSIKRTGFGPNLFDEWRYLDIGEPGRDNSQRPINPEFVLNFPRYQGASVLLARENFGCGSSREHAPWALDEYGFRAVIAPSFADIFFNNSFKNGLLPIVLAGPEVDALFEQCLVTEGYQLTVDLAAQRVLGPDGVEYSFDIDAFRKHCLLNGLDDIGLTLQEADTIGRFEQGHRTRQPWLFGALQ from the coding sequence ATGACACCTTTTACTCAACACACCGGACTGGTGGCGCCGCTGGATCGCGCCAATGTCGATACCGACCAGATCATCCCCAAGCAATTTCTCAAGTCGATCAAGCGCACCGGCTTCGGGCCGAACCTGTTCGACGAGTGGCGTTATCTGGATATCGGTGAGCCTGGTCGCGATAACAGTCAGCGTCCGATCAACCCGGAATTCGTGCTGAATTTCCCGCGTTACCAAGGCGCCAGCGTGTTGCTGGCACGCGAAAACTTCGGTTGCGGTTCCTCGCGCGAACATGCGCCGTGGGCACTGGATGAATACGGTTTTCGCGCGGTGATCGCACCGAGCTTTGCCGACATCTTCTTCAACAACAGTTTCAAGAACGGCTTGTTGCCGATCGTGTTGGCCGGACCGGAAGTCGACGCCTTGTTCGAGCAATGCCTGGTCACAGAGGGATACCAACTCACTGTGGATCTTGCCGCACAGCGCGTGCTTGGCCCCGATGGTGTGGAATACAGCTTCGACATCGATGCGTTCCGCAAACACTGCCTGCTCAATGGGTTGGACGACATCGGCTTGACCTTGCAGGAAGCCGATACCATCGGTCGCTTCGAACAAGGCCATCGCACGCGCCAACCGTGGCTGTTCGGCGCGCTGCAGTGA
- a CDS encoding LpxL/LpxP family Kdo(2)-lipid IV(A) lauroyl/palmitoleoyl acyltransferase → MSESANVAVRPSLRNPKYWPIYLGLAVMVLAGHLPWMLQRALGRGAGWIAMRLSGTRRRAAEVNLKLCFPEQDDAWRARLLRDSFDALGVGLFEFARAWWGSIDAIRPGVQIDGLEHLQRLQEQKRGVLLVSGHFMTLEMGGRLLCDHVPLAGMYRKHRNPVFEWAVKRGRLRYATHMFANEDLRATIKHLKRGGFLWYAPDQDMRGKDTVFVPFFGHPASTITATHQLARLTGCAVVPYFHRREGSRYILKIAPPLTDIPSDDVIADTAQVNAVIEDMVREAPDQYLWIHRRFKRQPGGRSDFYR, encoded by the coding sequence ATGTCCGAATCCGCTAACGTCGCCGTCCGCCCTTCCCTGCGCAACCCAAAGTACTGGCCGATCTATCTGGGCCTTGCCGTGATGGTGCTGGCTGGACACCTGCCCTGGATGCTGCAGCGCGCGCTGGGCCGTGGTGCCGGCTGGATCGCGATGCGTCTGTCGGGCACGCGTCGACGTGCTGCCGAGGTCAACCTCAAGCTGTGTTTCCCCGAACAGGACGATGCATGGCGAGCGCGGCTGTTGCGCGATAGTTTCGATGCGCTGGGCGTGGGCCTGTTCGAATTCGCGCGCGCCTGGTGGGGCAGCATCGATGCCATTCGCCCCGGCGTCCAGATCGACGGCCTGGAACATCTGCAGCGTCTGCAGGAACAAAAGCGCGGTGTGTTGCTGGTGTCCGGCCACTTCATGACGTTGGAAATGGGTGGGCGGCTGCTGTGCGATCACGTGCCGCTGGCCGGCATGTACCGCAAGCACCGAAATCCGGTGTTTGAATGGGCGGTCAAGCGCGGACGGCTGCGCTACGCCACGCACATGTTCGCCAACGAAGATCTGCGCGCCACCATCAAGCATCTCAAGCGCGGCGGTTTTCTGTGGTACGCGCCGGATCAAGACATGCGCGGCAAGGACACCGTGTTCGTACCGTTTTTCGGACACCCGGCCTCCACCATCACCGCCACGCATCAGCTGGCGCGCCTGACCGGTTGCGCAGTGGTGCCGTACTTCCATCGTCGCGAAGGTAGCCGCTACATCCTCAAGATCGCGCCGCCACTGACAGACATTCCATCCGACGATGTCATCGCCGATACCGCGCAGGTCAATGCGGTGATCGAGGACATGGTGCGCGAGGCACCGGACCAATACTTGTGGATCCATCGGCGCTTCAAACGCCAGCCGGGCGGGCGTAGCGATTTCTATCGGTGA
- the waaA gene encoding lipid IV(A) 3-deoxy-D-manno-octulosonic acid transferase yields the protein MRKDPIEWLLRGLYSALLYLLLPVTVYHLVWRGFRVREYFNRWNERYASYTHACGRPRVWVHAVSVGEVNAAAPLVNALRAQRPDIRWVITTITPTGSERVRAVWGDAVDHVYLPYDVPGSVGRFLEHFRPRLALILETELWPNMLFGCRDRQIPVYILNARLSARSLRGYRLLAPLISRALRTVTCVAAQSHDDAERFITLGARPDQVIALGNLKFDIAAPVQLQAVVKQFRRQVPATRPVWIAASTHEGEEVAVADIHARLLLQFPELLLLWAPRHPERFPKVEALARERGWSVSTRKARQWPQARDNVFVIDTLGELMSFYACGQVAFVGGSLQPIGGHNLLEPAAVGTPAVTGPHLHNFSEISRRMREADAVAICENADCVYQDLARLLGDQARRETMAANGLALVANGKGAVARTLMQIAPDLPPVVSDGTAL from the coding sequence ATGCGGAAAGACCCGATCGAATGGCTGTTGCGCGGGCTGTACTCGGCGCTGTTGTACCTGCTGCTGCCGGTAACGGTGTACCACTTGGTATGGCGTGGTTTTCGTGTGCGCGAATACTTCAATCGCTGGAACGAGCGCTATGCGTCGTACACGCATGCCTGCGGTCGCCCACGCGTGTGGGTGCATGCGGTGTCGGTGGGCGAGGTCAACGCCGCTGCGCCGCTGGTCAATGCGTTGCGTGCGCAGCGCCCGGATATCCGCTGGGTCATCACCACCATCACCCCGACCGGCTCCGAGCGGGTGCGTGCGGTCTGGGGCGATGCGGTGGACCATGTGTATCTGCCATACGACGTGCCCGGCAGCGTGGGCCGGTTCCTGGAGCATTTCCGCCCGCGCCTGGCACTGATCCTGGAAACCGAGCTGTGGCCGAATATGCTGTTCGGGTGCCGCGACCGGCAGATTCCGGTGTACATCCTCAACGCGCGCTTGTCGGCGCGTTCGCTGCGCGGCTATCGCCTGTTGGCACCGCTGATCAGCCGCGCGCTGCGCACAGTCACCTGTGTGGCGGCGCAGTCGCACGACGATGCCGAACGTTTCATTACCCTCGGCGCGCGGCCGGATCAAGTGATCGCGCTGGGCAATCTCAAGTTCGATATCGCAGCGCCTGTGCAGTTGCAGGCCGTGGTCAAGCAGTTCCGTAGGCAGGTGCCGGCCACGCGCCCGGTGTGGATCGCGGCCAGTACGCATGAAGGCGAAGAGGTCGCGGTCGCCGACATCCACGCACGCTTGCTGCTGCAGTTTCCGGAGTTATTGTTGTTGTGGGCGCCGCGCCACCCCGAGCGCTTTCCCAAGGTCGAGGCGCTGGCACGCGAGCGCGGTTGGAGCGTGTCCACGCGCAAGGCCCGGCAATGGCCGCAGGCACGCGACAACGTGTTCGTCATCGACACGCTGGGCGAGCTTATGAGTTTCTACGCCTGTGGGCAGGTCGCCTTCGTCGGCGGCAGCCTGCAGCCGATCGGCGGGCACAATCTGCTGGAGCCGGCTGCGGTCGGCACTCCGGCGGTCACCGGCCCGCATCTGCATAATTTTTCGGAGATTTCGCGGCGCATGCGCGAGGCCGATGCGGTCGCCATCTGCGAGAACGCCGATTGCGTGTATCAGGATCTTGCACGCCTGCTCGGCGACCAGGCGCGGCGCGAGACGATGGCAGCCAATGGGTTGGCGCTGGTCGCCAACGGCAAGGGCGCGGTGGCGCGCACGCTGATGCAGATTGCGCCGGATCTACCGCCAGTGGTGAGTGATGGTACGGCGCTTTGA
- a CDS encoding TolC family outer membrane protein, protein MIHRFLVLAMATALSPMAAQATDLLQVYEMARNGDPQLAVAESTRLVNREGQVQARAALLPQLNGAYDYSKSHREIEGQDGRATTSSRSSQIQGSQTIFNWTQFSNLRAQREIAKAAEFTLASANNDLITRTSAAYFQVLVGIESLAAAETNEAAAKKQFDYADKRLEVGLAPITDVHEARAQYDQARADTITARNTLKDYYQALTELTGQPVVGLRALPEEFRPQVPAAYSNVDQLVATAIADNPALRAQQLQVSAAEASITAARAGHLPTVSLTGSMGRSNSWGTSAAENSVITAQGRNVDTDAIGVTVSIPIFAGGATQSAVRQALSQRDIQQDTYEQQKRALDRNTRNAYQTVVAGISEVEARRLAVVSAQAAYDASQVGLEVGTRTVLDVVQNQRTLFQAQLNYAQSRYNFLQNRLLLGQAIGKLDITDLQDVNRLLSQDAESKLQGSGSLQ, encoded by the coding sequence ATGATCCACCGATTTCTCGTTCTGGCCATGGCCACCGCCCTGTCTCCGATGGCTGCGCAGGCCACCGACCTGCTGCAAGTCTACGAAATGGCCCGCAACGGCGATCCGCAGCTGGCAGTAGCCGAGTCCACACGCCTGGTGAATCGGGAAGGTCAAGTGCAGGCGCGTGCGGCATTGTTGCCGCAGCTCAACGGCGCTTACGACTACAGCAAATCGCACCGCGAAATCGAGGGTCAGGATGGTCGCGCTACGACCTCGTCGCGTTCCAGTCAGATCCAGGGCTCACAAACGATCTTCAACTGGACCCAGTTCTCCAACCTGCGCGCCCAACGCGAAATAGCCAAAGCAGCCGAGTTCACGCTGGCGTCGGCAAATAATGATCTGATCACTCGTACGTCGGCAGCGTATTTCCAGGTGCTGGTGGGCATCGAATCGCTCGCCGCCGCGGAGACCAACGAGGCAGCGGCCAAAAAGCAGTTCGACTATGCGGACAAGCGCCTGGAAGTAGGGCTGGCCCCGATCACGGACGTACACGAAGCGCGTGCCCAGTATGACCAGGCACGTGCCGACACCATCACTGCCCGCAATACGCTGAAGGATTATTATCAGGCGCTGACCGAGCTCACAGGCCAGCCGGTTGTCGGCCTGCGTGCATTGCCCGAAGAGTTCCGCCCGCAAGTGCCTGCCGCTTACAGCAATGTCGATCAACTGGTGGCCACTGCCATCGCCGACAACCCGGCATTGAGGGCACAGCAACTACAGGTCAGCGCCGCCGAAGCCAGCATCACGGCAGCACGCGCAGGTCATTTACCAACGGTCAGCCTGACCGGCAGCATGGGACGTAGCAATAGCTGGGGCACGTCAGCTGCCGAGAACAGCGTAATTACTGCCCAGGGCCGTAACGTCGACACCGACGCGATCGGTGTCACCGTGTCGATCCCGATTTTCGCTGGCGGCGCAACGCAGTCGGCGGTGCGTCAGGCGCTCTCGCAGCGCGATATCCAGCAGGACACTTACGAACAGCAGAAGCGCGCGCTGGATCGCAACACACGCAACGCCTATCAGACCGTGGTGGCCGGCATCAGCGAAGTGGAAGCCCGCCGTCTGGCAGTGGTCTCCGCGCAGGCTGCATACGACGCCTCTCAGGTCGGTTTGGAAGTCGGCACGCGCACCGTGCTGGACGTGGTGCAGAACCAGCGCACGCTGTTCCAGGCGCAGCTGAACTATGCTCAGTCGCGCTACAACTTCCTGCAGAACCGTCTGCTGTTGGGCCAAGCCATCGGCAAGCTCGACATCACTGACCTGCAGGATGTCAACCGCCTACTGTCGCAGGATGCAGAGTCCAAGCTGCAGGGCAGTGGTTCGCTGCAGTAA
- a CDS encoding protein-L-isoaspartate O-methyltransferase family protein — translation MTIDFSQAREKMVEQQIRPWDVLDLRVLDVLARMPREAFVPESYKTLAYVDVEIPLSAGQKMMKPVVEGRMLQALDLQPGEDVLEVGTGSGFATVCLAALAREVVSLEIDPALVAAARANLDSTGLGSNVRVEIADVFGWQSERRFDAICVTGAVDALPIQWLQWLRPNGRLFVVRGHEPAMEAVLVRGDVNAPRIGSLFETDLAYLQGAAPTPRFQF, via the coding sequence ATGACGATCGATTTCTCCCAAGCCCGCGAAAAGATGGTCGAACAGCAGATCCGGCCGTGGGACGTGCTGGATCTGCGCGTGCTCGACGTGCTGGCGCGCATGCCGCGCGAAGCTTTCGTGCCGGAGTCCTACAAGACGCTGGCCTATGTCGATGTGGAAATCCCGCTGTCGGCCGGGCAAAAGATGATGAAGCCGGTGGTCGAAGGCCGCATGCTGCAGGCGCTGGATCTGCAGCCGGGCGAGGACGTGCTTGAGGTCGGCACCGGTAGCGGATTTGCCACGGTCTGTCTGGCCGCGCTCGCCCGCGAAGTGGTGAGCCTGGAGATCGACCCGGCCCTGGTTGCAGCCGCGCGCGCCAATCTGGACAGCACCGGTCTAGGCAGCAACGTGCGTGTCGAAATCGCCGATGTGTTCGGCTGGCAGAGCGAGCGTCGTTTCGATGCCATCTGCGTGACCGGCGCGGTCGATGCGCTGCCGATCCAGTGGCTGCAGTGGTTGCGCCCGAACGGTCGGCTGTTTGTCGTGCGCGGTCACGAACCGGCGATGGAAGCAGTGCTGGTGCGTGGCGACGTCAACGCCCCGCGCATCGGATCGTTGTTCGAAACCGACCTCGCCTATCTTCAGGGCGCCGCACCGACACCCCGATTCCAATTCTGA